One genomic window of Micrococcus flavus includes the following:
- the purL gene encoding phosphoribosylformylglycinamidine synthase subunit PurL, whose translation MSQQFTIETVDQAAAHPDLEQPWAELGLKEDEYARIREILGRRPTAAELAMYSVMWSEHCSYKSSKVHLRQFGDKLTDEMKRHMMVGIGENAGVTDLGDGWAVTFKVESHNHPSFVEPYQGAATGIGGIVRDIISMGARPVAVMDPLRFGAIDHPDTARVVHGVVAGIGGYGNSLGLPNIGGEVAFDSSYQGNPLVNALAVGVLKHGDLRLANASGVGNKVVLFGARTGGDGIGGASVLASESFDDGGKPAKRPSVQVGDPFAEKVLIECCLELFRDSLVEGIQDLGAAGISCATSELASNGEGGMRVELTHVLLRDPTLTPGEILMSESQERMMAVVTPENVAAFEAVMATWDVEYSWLGEVTGDGRLVITWDGETIVDVDPRTVAHDGPVYERPYHRPSFQDALQADTFRSSAAGQDLPTTDEELRAAVLELMASPNLADVSWITRQYDRYVRGNTALSAPDDAGVVRVDEETGMGVAVATDCNDRYAYLDPYAGAQLSLAEAYRNVTTVGAVPLAVTDCLNFGSPEDPEVMWQFAEAVRGLADACQVLGVPVTGGNVSLYNQTGGVAIHPTPTVGVLGRFDDVLRRTPSGFGRDADGQAVYLLGETRDELDGSEYANLRGHLGGVPPRVDLERERLLGELLVNMSRDGMVDAAHDVSKGGLAATLADMVLRFGVGARIVLDELMRRDGVDAFTALFSETQGRAVVSVPRTEEVRFTDMTTARGYTVARLGVVDAESEALEVQGQFTLPIAELREAWEATLPKHFG comes from the coding sequence TGAGCCAGCAGTTCACCATCGAGACGGTCGACCAGGCCGCCGCGCACCCGGACCTCGAGCAGCCCTGGGCCGAGCTCGGCCTCAAGGAGGACGAGTACGCCCGGATCCGCGAGATCCTGGGCCGCCGCCCCACCGCGGCCGAGCTGGCCATGTACTCCGTCATGTGGTCCGAGCACTGCTCGTACAAGTCCTCCAAGGTGCACCTGCGCCAGTTCGGGGACAAGCTCACGGACGAGATGAAGCGGCACATGATGGTCGGCATCGGCGAGAACGCCGGCGTGACCGACCTCGGCGACGGCTGGGCCGTGACCTTCAAGGTCGAGTCCCACAACCACCCGTCCTTCGTGGAGCCCTACCAGGGCGCGGCCACCGGCATCGGCGGCATCGTGCGCGACATCATCTCGATGGGCGCCCGCCCCGTGGCCGTGATGGACCCGCTGCGCTTCGGCGCGATCGACCACCCGGACACCGCGCGCGTGGTGCACGGCGTCGTCGCGGGCATCGGCGGCTACGGCAACTCGCTGGGCCTGCCGAACATCGGCGGCGAGGTCGCCTTCGACTCCTCCTACCAGGGCAACCCGCTGGTCAACGCCCTGGCGGTGGGCGTGCTCAAGCACGGGGACCTGCGCCTGGCGAACGCGTCCGGCGTCGGGAACAAGGTGGTCCTGTTCGGCGCCCGCACGGGCGGCGACGGCATCGGCGGCGCCTCGGTGCTCGCCTCGGAGTCCTTCGACGACGGCGGCAAGCCCGCCAAGCGTCCGTCCGTGCAGGTCGGCGACCCGTTCGCGGAGAAGGTGCTGATCGAGTGCTGCCTCGAGCTGTTCCGGGACTCCCTCGTGGAGGGCATCCAGGACCTCGGCGCGGCCGGCATCTCCTGCGCCACCTCCGAGCTCGCCTCCAACGGCGAGGGCGGGATGCGCGTGGAGCTGACCCACGTGCTGCTGCGCGACCCCACCCTGACCCCGGGCGAGATCCTCATGTCCGAGTCGCAGGAGCGCATGATGGCCGTGGTCACCCCCGAGAACGTGGCCGCGTTCGAGGCCGTCATGGCCACGTGGGACGTGGAGTACTCCTGGCTCGGCGAGGTCACCGGCGACGGCCGCCTGGTCATCACGTGGGACGGCGAGACCATCGTGGACGTCGACCCCCGCACCGTGGCCCACGACGGCCCCGTGTACGAGCGCCCGTACCACCGCCCCTCCTTCCAGGACGCCCTCCAGGCGGACACCTTCCGCTCCTCCGCGGCCGGGCAGGACCTGCCGACCACGGACGAGGAGCTGCGCGCCGCCGTCCTCGAGCTGATGGCCTCGCCGAACCTGGCGGACGTCTCCTGGATCACCCGCCAGTACGACCGCTACGTGCGCGGCAACACCGCCCTCTCCGCCCCGGACGACGCCGGCGTGGTCCGCGTGGACGAGGAGACCGGCATGGGCGTGGCCGTGGCCACGGACTGCAACGACCGCTACGCCTACCTGGACCCGTACGCGGGCGCGCAGCTCTCCCTCGCGGAGGCCTACCGCAACGTGACCACGGTGGGCGCCGTGCCGCTGGCGGTCACCGACTGCCTCAACTTCGGCTCCCCCGAGGACCCGGAGGTCATGTGGCAGTTCGCCGAGGCCGTGCGCGGGCTCGCGGATGCCTGCCAGGTGCTGGGCGTGCCCGTCACCGGCGGCAACGTGTCCCTGTACAACCAGACCGGCGGCGTCGCCATCCACCCCACCCCCACCGTGGGCGTGCTGGGCCGGTTCGACGACGTCCTGCGCCGCACCCCCTCGGGCTTCGGCCGGGACGCGGACGGCCAGGCCGTGTACCTGCTCGGTGAGACCCGCGACGAGCTGGACGGCTCCGAGTACGCGAACCTGCGCGGCCACCTCGGCGGCGTGCCCCCGCGCGTGGACCTGGAGCGGGAGCGCCTGCTGGGCGAGCTGCTGGTCAACATGTCCCGCGACGGGATGGTCGACGCCGCGCACGACGTCTCCAAGGGCGGCCTCGCCGCCACCCTGGCGGACATGGTCCTGCGCTTCGGCGTGGGCGCCCGGATCGTGCTCGACGAGCTGATGCGCCGCGACGGCGTGGACGCCTTCACCGCCCTGTTCTCCGAGACCCAGGGCCGCGCCGTGGTCTCCGTGCCGCGCACCGAGGAGGTCCGCTTCACGGACATGACCACGGCCCGCGGGTACACCGTCGCGCGCCTGGGCGTGGTGGACGCGGAGTCCGAGGCGCTCGAGGTGCAGGGGCAGTTCACCCTGCCGATCGCCGAGCTGCGCGAGGCCTGGGAGGCCACGTTGCCGAAGCACTTCGGCTGA
- a CDS encoding DUF4397 domain-containing protein codes for MRKTLPAAVTAAVGLAVMAPLSAAAMDHDDYAELSVLHGVPGLTVDVYVDGELTLDDFEPGELAGPLELPAGDYEVAITAADAEDDSDPVLGPVDLTLEEDGNYTAAAHLDAEGAPTVTAFENDTDELAAGEGRLTVRHIAAAPAVDVWAGDEVVVPGLENPDEASLEIPAGTVPAAISVAGTTEPVLGPADVEVAEGMTTIAYAWGSAEDGTLALATQAVEAEHMAPTAVSADVDVAPAGPSAGLLAAGGAALAALAAGSWTVARRRAAHA; via the coding sequence ATGCGCAAGACCCTTCCCGCCGCTGTGACCGCTGCCGTCGGCCTCGCCGTGATGGCCCCCCTGTCCGCCGCCGCCATGGACCACGACGACTACGCGGAGCTGTCCGTCCTGCACGGCGTGCCCGGCCTGACCGTGGACGTCTACGTGGACGGCGAACTGACCCTCGACGACTTCGAGCCCGGCGAGCTGGCCGGCCCGCTTGAGCTTCCCGCCGGGGACTACGAGGTGGCCATCACCGCCGCCGACGCCGAGGACGACTCCGACCCGGTGCTGGGCCCGGTGGACCTGACCCTTGAGGAGGACGGGAACTACACCGCCGCGGCCCACCTGGACGCCGAGGGCGCCCCCACCGTCACCGCGTTCGAGAACGACACCGACGAGCTGGCCGCCGGCGAGGGCCGTCTGACCGTGCGCCACATCGCCGCCGCCCCGGCCGTGGACGTGTGGGCCGGCGACGAGGTCGTCGTGCCGGGCCTGGAGAACCCGGATGAGGCCTCCCTCGAGATCCCCGCCGGCACCGTCCCCGCCGCGATCTCCGTGGCCGGCACCACCGAGCCCGTCCTGGGCCCGGCCGACGTCGAGGTGGCCGAGGGCATGACCACGATCGCCTACGCCTGGGGCTCCGCCGAGGACGGCACCCTGGCCCTGGCCACCCAGGCCGTCGAGGCCGAGCACATGGCGCCGACCGCCGTGTCCGCCGACGTGGACGTGGCCCCCGCCGGTCCGTCCGCGGGTCTGCTGGCCGCCGGCGGCGCCGCCCTCGCCGCGCTGGCCGCCGGCTCCTGGACCGTGGCCCGCCGCCGGGCGGCCCATGCCTGA
- a CDS encoding class F sortase encodes MPDVHAQSGRRRRRTGLVPTLVAAAAVLLASSGCAPADGIAVGAGAPGTAEPLSSVAGRPDASTSASVAPPQDPPSVTASAGSSRTPVPVRPATDAPPTRTAAPVRLVYPAIGTDMEVVPTGVLADGGMELPDDPDVAGWYRHGPAPGDAAGSAVIASHSGSPRNPVGRLYALRESEVGDELTVVDAEGVERRHVVTSVAAFGKAGLDFTPHFRRTGDPVLTLITCGGEWDEATGHYTDNIVVTATPVAD; translated from the coding sequence ATGCCTGACGTCCACGCACAGAGCGGTCGCCGTCGCCGCCGGACGGGGCTCGTCCCCACCCTGGTGGCGGCGGCGGCCGTCCTGCTGGCCTCCTCCGGCTGCGCCCCGGCCGACGGCATCGCCGTCGGCGCGGGGGCGCCGGGGACCGCCGAACCGCTCTCGTCGGTGGCGGGCCGTCCTGACGCGTCGACGTCCGCCTCGGTCGCTCCGCCGCAGGATCCGCCGTCCGTCACGGCATCGGCCGGGTCGAGCAGGACACCGGTCCCGGTCCGCCCCGCCACGGACGCGCCCCCGACGCGCACCGCCGCACCCGTCCGGCTCGTCTACCCGGCGATCGGGACGGACATGGAGGTGGTGCCCACCGGCGTTCTCGCGGACGGCGGGATGGAGCTCCCCGACGACCCGGACGTCGCCGGCTGGTACCGCCACGGGCCCGCGCCCGGGGACGCCGCCGGATCGGCCGTGATCGCCTCCCACTCGGGCTCGCCGCGCAATCCCGTGGGCCGGCTCTACGCCCTGCGGGAGTCGGAGGTGGGCGACGAGCTGACGGTCGTGGACGCCGAGGGTGTCGAACGCCGGCACGTCGTCACGTCGGTGGCCGCGTTCGGCAAGGCGGGATTGGACTTCACCCCCCACTTCCGCCGGACCGGGGACCCGGTGCTGACCCTGATCACGTGCGGCGGCGAATGGGACGAGGCCACCGGTCACTACACGGACAACATCGTGGTGACCGCCACACCGGTGGCGGACTGA
- a CDS encoding RNA polymerase sigma factor gives MHHDDVARRFADGDPEAMRQAYDRHGTLVFSLCAASLRHREDAEDAAQQVFTRAWRSRGTYDPSRPLGAWLTGITRRVVADVGAARIRQARTVEAEAGHLPREDATGDRVSESAVASLVVRQALDRLGPPQDEVLRLAFLEDLSYPQIAERLSLPLGTVKSHVHRGLAALRKSLEVSGV, from the coding sequence ATGCACCACGACGACGTCGCCCGGCGCTTCGCCGACGGGGACCCCGAGGCGATGCGGCAGGCCTACGACCGGCACGGCACGCTTGTCTTCTCCCTGTGCGCCGCGTCGCTACGGCACCGGGAGGACGCCGAGGACGCGGCGCAGCAGGTCTTCACCCGCGCCTGGCGGTCCCGGGGGACCTACGACCCGTCCCGCCCCCTGGGCGCCTGGCTCACCGGCATCACGCGCCGGGTCGTGGCGGACGTCGGCGCGGCGCGGATCCGCCAGGCCCGCACCGTCGAGGCCGAGGCGGGCCACCTGCCCCGCGAGGACGCCACAGGGGACAGGGTCAGCGAGTCCGCCGTGGCGTCCCTGGTGGTCCGGCAGGCGCTGGACCGGCTCGGCCCGCCGCAGGACGAGGTGCTGCGGCTGGCGTTCCTGGAGGACCTGTCCTACCCGCAGATCGCCGAGCGGCTCTCCCTGCCGCTCGGCACCGTCAAGTCCCATGTCCACCGCGGCCTGGCCGCGCTGAGGAAGAGCCTGGAGGTGTCCGGTGTCTGA
- a CDS encoding anti-sigma factor domain-containing protein produces the protein MSEHPPQQGRLAEDQVADLAVRLHRDHAVRGLSGPAPVPDDVAVGLDARSLEELHGTLRVLAALADPAPDLVAPPAGLWDRIVADLDTPERADAAPDAVVASTARTDGRDDVVVPLTESRAARAAARTERTRWWPVAAAAAAGLVVGGLGVGMALSGSEGGTDGAPVAQPTPTEELLGDARLDPVAQGGTLARAEMRRESDGEMRLAVHVPTVPDAEDGYLEVWLRDEAASRMISLGTVTSEDAVLTVPEGVQLGEYPVVDVSHEHFDGDPTHSGTSLWVGEMVRRS, from the coding sequence GTGTCTGAGCATCCCCCGCAGCAGGGCCGCCTGGCCGAGGACCAGGTGGCCGACCTCGCCGTGCGCCTGCACCGGGACCACGCGGTCCGCGGCCTCTCCGGCCCCGCCCCCGTCCCGGACGACGTCGCGGTCGGGCTCGATGCGCGCTCCCTCGAAGAGCTGCACGGCACGCTGCGCGTCCTCGCCGCCCTCGCCGACCCGGCGCCCGACCTCGTCGCGCCGCCGGCGGGCCTGTGGGATCGGATCGTCGCGGACCTGGACACCCCGGAGCGGGCGGACGCGGCCCCCGACGCCGTGGTCGCCTCCACGGCCCGGACGGACGGGCGCGACGACGTCGTGGTCCCCTTGACCGAGAGCCGTGCCGCCCGCGCCGCGGCGCGGACGGAGCGGACCCGCTGGTGGCCGGTGGCCGCCGCCGCGGCGGCCGGCCTGGTGGTCGGCGGCCTCGGCGTGGGCATGGCCCTGTCCGGGAGCGAGGGCGGCACGGACGGCGCCCCGGTGGCCCAGCCGACCCCGACCGAGGAGCTGCTCGGCGACGCGCGGCTGGATCCGGTCGCGCAGGGCGGGACCCTGGCCCGGGCGGAGATGCGCCGCGAGTCGGACGGGGAGATGCGGCTCGCCGTCCATGTGCCCACCGTGCCCGACGCCGAGGACGGCTACCTCGAGGTGTGGTTGCGGGACGAGGCGGCCAGCCGGATGATCTCCCTGGGCACGGTGACCTCGGAGGACGCCGTGCTGACCGTCCCCGAGGGCGTGCAGCTCGGGGAGTACCCGGTGGTGGACGTCTCCCACGAGCACTTCGACGGCGATCCCACCCACTCCGGCACGTCGCTGTGGGTGGGCGAGATGGTCCGCCGGTCCTGA
- a CDS encoding DUF1206 domain-containing protein yields MADPARSAPPSAAGTLRSGADTARRATRSEMFRRLARLGHVANGILHVLIGLLAFDLARGGGGDADQSGAAGLLADNPAGLVLLWITVAGCASLSVWHLAAAVWGGDETLDRVKDAGKAVVFAAVASTFAAAGVGAGRDSGEATRSFTATLLEHPAGATLLVAIGLVIVGIGGHHIHKGMTRRFVKDLTSPSREDVSRALTVTGVVGYTAKGIVLALVGALFVLAVVQHDPSQSTGMDGALKTLLAQPFGPWLLGAVGLGLVLYGVYEFLRSRYDRMPG; encoded by the coding sequence ATGGCAGACCCCGCGCGTTCCGCGCCCCCTTCCGCCGCTGGCACGCTCCGCTCGGGCGCCGACACCGCCCGCCGCGCCACCCGGTCGGAGATGTTCCGCCGCCTGGCCCGACTGGGCCACGTGGCCAACGGCATCCTGCACGTCCTGATCGGCCTGCTCGCCTTCGACCTCGCCCGGGGCGGAGGCGGCGACGCCGACCAGTCCGGCGCCGCCGGACTCCTGGCGGACAACCCGGCGGGCCTCGTCCTGCTGTGGATCACGGTGGCCGGATGCGCCTCGCTGTCCGTCTGGCACCTGGCCGCCGCCGTGTGGGGCGGGGACGAGACCCTGGATCGCGTGAAGGACGCCGGCAAGGCGGTGGTGTTCGCCGCCGTCGCGAGCACGTTCGCCGCCGCCGGCGTGGGTGCGGGCCGGGACTCGGGCGAGGCCACCCGGTCCTTCACCGCCACGCTCCTGGAGCACCCGGCGGGCGCGACGCTCCTCGTGGCGATCGGCCTGGTGATCGTGGGCATCGGCGGCCACCACATCCACAAGGGCATGACCCGCCGTTTCGTGAAGGACCTCACCTCCCCGTCCCGCGAGGACGTGTCCCGAGCGCTCACGGTGACCGGCGTGGTGGGGTACACGGCCAAGGGCATCGTGCTGGCCCTGGTGGGGGCCCTCTTCGTCCTGGCGGTGGTCCAGCACGATCCCTCGCAGAGCACGGGCATGGACGGCGCCCTGAAGACGCTGCTGGCGCAGCCCTTCGGGCCCTGGCTGCTGGGCGCGGTGGGGCTGGGCCTGGTCCTCTACGGCGTCTACGAGTTCCTGCGCTCACGCTACGACCGCATGCCCGGCTGA
- a CDS encoding YtxH domain-containing protein, giving the protein MRWFTLAVGAAAGYLLGSAEGRQNLQKMTQNAQTLWNDPKTQEKVGQAKEKAQAVASDAKDKTQEKAAEVKATAEEKKESDVNEDKKDQVTVSNNENVPAANATGADPDIISDPSTALGDEGPANA; this is encoded by the coding sequence ATGCGTTGGTTCACTCTCGCCGTCGGCGCCGCCGCCGGCTACCTGCTCGGCAGCGCCGAGGGCCGCCAGAACCTCCAGAAGATGACCCAGAACGCCCAGACGCTCTGGAACGATCCGAAGACCCAGGAGAAGGTCGGCCAGGCCAAGGAGAAGGCCCAGGCCGTCGCCTCCGACGCCAAGGACAAGACCCAGGAGAAGGCCGCCGAGGTGAAGGCCACGGCGGAGGAGAAGAAGGAGTCCGACGTGAACGAGGACAAGAAGGACCAGGTCACCGTCTCGAACAACGAGAACGTCCCGGCCGCCAACGCCACCGGCGCCGACCCGGACATCATCTCGGACCCCTCCACCGCGCTCGGCGACGAGGGCCCCGCGAACGCCTGA
- a CDS encoding Tat (twin-arginine translocation) pathway signal sequence: MQRRRAVHAAGLGALGALVLAGCASQPPAAGEAWEQARAQIDGAESVRMSFVSTDGSQTPRVITWDLAGPLEGTDGTTEASMLVGDDSWMTVDTRTVDGRSYARITTQGQDVPAQVAAQYNTDGWRETAPPSQGSPIGGTLESIALPAADALAGADVQPEEVEWSGGTAHRYQVPSQAAEAARQEGDAFTVRAFTVDEDGSLVGLRVEDGTQIQELTLTDWNQIDPAEVPEEVEQ, translated from the coding sequence ATGCAGCGCAGACGTGCCGTCCACGCGGCCGGGCTGGGGGCCCTGGGGGCCCTCGTCCTCGCCGGGTGCGCGAGCCAGCCGCCCGCCGCCGGCGAGGCCTGGGAGCAGGCCCGCGCCCAGATCGACGGCGCGGAGTCCGTCCGGATGTCCTTCGTGAGCACCGACGGCTCGCAGACGCCCCGCGTGATCACGTGGGACCTCGCCGGACCGCTCGAGGGCACGGACGGCACCACGGAGGCCTCGATGCTCGTGGGCGACGACTCTTGGATGACCGTGGACACCCGCACCGTGGACGGCCGCTCCTACGCGCGCATCACCACGCAGGGACAGGACGTGCCGGCCCAGGTGGCCGCGCAGTACAACACCGACGGGTGGCGCGAGACGGCCCCCCCGTCCCAGGGGAGCCCGATCGGGGGGACCCTCGAGAGCATCGCCCTGCCCGCCGCGGACGCCCTCGCCGGGGCCGATGTGCAGCCCGAGGAGGTCGAGTGGTCCGGGGGGACCGCCCACCGCTACCAGGTGCCCTCGCAGGCCGCCGAGGCCGCCCGCCAGGAGGGGGACGCGTTCACCGTGCGCGCCTTCACGGTGGACGAGGACGGCTCGCTCGTGGGCCTGCGCGTGGAGGACGGGACGCAGATCCAGGAGCTCACGCTGACCGACTGGAACCAGATCGACCCGGCCGAGGTGCCGGAGGAGGTGGAGCAGTGA
- a CDS encoding LLM class flavin-dependent oxidoreductase — MTTENTAQPAVPAAPPAPGRGRELLFNAFDMNCVAHQSPGLWRHPDDHARDYNTLGYWTHLAKTLEQGLFDGLFIADVLGPYSVYGGTSEAAIRTGAQTPVNDPFLLVSAMAAVTEHLGFGVTAGTAYEHPYPFARRLATLDHLTGGRVGWNVVTGYLPSAAQNMGQDDQMEHDERYEHADEYLDVVYKLLEGSWEDDAVVYDKETGVFADPAKVHDIAHEGKYFKVPGHAVTEPSAQRTPVIYQAGASTRGRAFAGKHAEAVFINSPTKELAKATTAKIRQALVEAGRDPYDVKVFAMQTVVTGATDDDARAKYDDLAQYVDPLGGLVLMSGWMGIDLSQYELDEPIGDVQSNAIQSAVETFQKASGTDEEWTVRKLAEWVGIGGFGPVIVGGGASAARQLAEWADETDVDGFNLAYHITPGTFEDIVEFVVPELQELGRYKTGYTDGTLRQKLFGRGDHLPRNHHGASFALRHRQG; from the coding sequence ATGACCACCGAGAACACCGCCCAGCCCGCCGTCCCCGCCGCCCCCCCGGCCCCGGGCCGCGGCCGCGAGCTGCTCTTCAACGCCTTCGACATGAACTGCGTGGCCCATCAGTCGCCGGGCCTGTGGCGCCATCCGGACGACCACGCCCGCGACTACAACACGCTGGGCTACTGGACGCACCTGGCCAAGACCCTTGAGCAGGGTCTCTTCGACGGCCTGTTCATCGCGGACGTGCTCGGCCCCTACTCCGTCTACGGGGGCACCTCCGAGGCCGCCATCCGCACTGGTGCGCAGACCCCGGTCAACGACCCGTTCCTGCTGGTCTCGGCGATGGCCGCCGTCACCGAGCACCTCGGCTTCGGGGTCACCGCCGGCACCGCCTACGAGCACCCGTACCCGTTCGCCCGCCGCCTGGCCACGCTGGACCACCTCACGGGCGGCCGCGTGGGCTGGAACGTCGTCACCGGCTACCTGCCCTCGGCGGCCCAGAACATGGGCCAGGACGACCAGATGGAGCACGACGAGCGCTACGAGCACGCGGACGAGTACCTCGACGTCGTCTACAAGCTCCTCGAGGGCTCGTGGGAGGACGACGCGGTGGTCTACGACAAGGAGACCGGCGTGTTCGCGGACCCGGCCAAGGTCCACGACATCGCCCACGAGGGCAAGTACTTCAAGGTCCCCGGCCACGCCGTGACCGAGCCGTCCGCGCAGCGCACCCCCGTGATCTACCAGGCCGGCGCCTCGACGCGCGGCCGCGCCTTCGCGGGCAAGCACGCCGAGGCGGTCTTCATCAACTCCCCCACGAAGGAGCTGGCCAAGGCCACCACCGCGAAGATCCGCCAGGCCCTCGTCGAGGCTGGCCGCGACCCCTACGACGTCAAGGTCTTCGCCATGCAGACCGTGGTCACCGGCGCCACCGACGACGACGCCCGCGCCAAGTACGACGACCTCGCCCAGTACGTGGACCCGCTCGGCGGCCTCGTGCTGATGTCCGGCTGGATGGGCATCGACCTCTCGCAGTACGAGCTGGACGAGCCGATCGGCGACGTGCAGTCCAACGCCATCCAGTCCGCGGTGGAGACCTTCCAGAAGGCCTCTGGCACGGACGAGGAGTGGACGGTCCGCAAGCTGGCCGAGTGGGTGGGCATCGGCGGCTTCGGCCCGGTGATCGTGGGCGGCGGCGCATCGGCAGCCCGGCAGCTGGCCGAGTGGGCGGACGAGACGGACGTGGACGGCTTCAACCTGGCGTACCACATCACCCCGGGAACCTTCGAGGACATCGTGGAGTTCGTGGTGCCCGAGCTGCAGGAGCTCGGCCGCTACAAGACCGGGTACACGGACGGCACGCTGCGTCAGAAGCTCTTCGGCCGCGGTGACCACCTGCCCCGGAACCACCACGGCGCGTCCTTCGCGCTGCGCCACCGGCAGGGCTGA
- a CDS encoding MetQ/NlpA family ABC transporter substrate-binding protein: MPRSTSSTTGHDHGFTLRRRTDRLPWTVAAVAAIVALALGVILMRGAAHPAVAAGGSAAAVDRPLRVHYEPAMAGEERILEYVAAEIAPQHGVTIEPVGIADAVQANRAVATGEVDATIFEHQWYMKQVADGNGFDLTPTTELYQWAFGLYSSRYDSLDGVPAGAVVAVPTDLANQGQALWLLEREGLIELDPSIEPRTARLKDVTANPRGFDFQEIDLLSMPRTLDSVDVAVGYTNLFDAGKVSRDKGILFPDPPRSFASRLIVATDAVESPETKKLQEVFSDPKFKEYLETTDDPLVAGVLTPVSED, translated from the coding sequence TTGCCGCGTTCCACTTCGTCCACCACCGGCCACGACCACGGGTTCACCCTGCGGCGGCGCACCGACCGCCTCCCCTGGACCGTGGCCGCCGTCGCCGCGATCGTCGCCCTGGCTCTGGGGGTCATCCTGATGCGGGGTGCGGCCCATCCGGCGGTGGCCGCCGGCGGATCGGCGGCGGCCGTCGACCGGCCCCTGCGGGTCCACTACGAGCCCGCCATGGCAGGCGAGGAGCGCATCCTCGAGTACGTGGCGGCGGAGATCGCGCCGCAGCACGGTGTCACCATCGAGCCGGTCGGGATCGCGGACGCGGTCCAGGCGAACCGCGCGGTGGCCACGGGTGAGGTGGACGCCACCATCTTCGAGCATCAGTGGTACATGAAACAGGTGGCGGACGGGAATGGGTTCGACCTGACGCCCACCACGGAGCTGTACCAGTGGGCGTTCGGCCTGTACTCCTCCCGCTACGACTCCCTGGACGGCGTCCCCGCCGGGGCCGTGGTGGCCGTGCCCACGGACCTCGCGAACCAGGGGCAGGCGTTGTGGCTGCTCGAGCGTGAGGGCCTGATCGAGCTGGACCCGTCGATCGAGCCGCGTACTGCCCGCCTCAAGGACGTCACCGCGAACCCCCGCGGCTTCGACTTCCAGGAGATCGACCTGCTGTCCATGCCGCGGACCCTGGACTCGGTGGACGTCGCCGTCGGATACACGAACCTGTTCGACGCCGGCAAGGTGAGCCGGGACAAGGGGATCCTCTTCCCGGACCCGCCCCGGAGCTTCGCCTCCCGCCTGATCGTCGCCACCGACGCCGTGGAGTCGCCGGAGACCAAAAAGCTGCAGGAGGTCTTCAGCGACCCGAAGTTCAAGGAGTACCTCGAGACCACCGACGATCCCCTGGTCGCCGGCGTGCTCACCCCCGTCTCCGAGGACTGA
- a CDS encoding methionine ABC transporter permease: MIALAAAASEPLTFDTPWSEIPALLLPAYGETWAMVGIVMVFVVAFGGIGGVLLYNTSSRGLFPHPRWHGVLSWVANMGRSLPFLVLMAAIIPFTAWITGTTLGIRAAVVPMVIAGVPFFARLVQNTLNDLPRENLAVGLVTGSSPVQIILQTQLREAVPGLVSALTLNTISMLEYSAIAGTIGAGGIGYLAVTYGYQRFDMTVMAATIVVLIVSVQLVQFAGDRLARSLERP; the protein is encoded by the coding sequence ATGATCGCGCTCGCCGCCGCCGCCTCCGAGCCGCTCACCTTCGACACCCCGTGGAGCGAGATCCCTGCGCTCCTGCTCCCGGCCTACGGCGAGACCTGGGCGATGGTCGGGATCGTCATGGTCTTCGTCGTGGCCTTCGGCGGGATCGGAGGCGTGCTGCTGTACAACACGTCCTCCCGTGGGCTCTTCCCCCATCCCCGCTGGCACGGCGTCCTCAGCTGGGTCGCCAACATGGGGCGCTCGCTCCCCTTCCTCGTCCTGATGGCCGCGATCATCCCGTTCACCGCGTGGATCACGGGGACCACCCTGGGCATCCGTGCCGCCGTGGTGCCCATGGTCATCGCCGGCGTCCCCTTCTTCGCCCGGCTCGTCCAGAACACTCTGAACGACCTCCCTCGGGAGAACCTCGCCGTCGGCCTCGTCACCGGCAGCTCGCCGGTCCAGATCATCCTGCAGACCCAGCTGCGGGAGGCGGTGCCGGGCCTCGTCTCGGCCCTCACCCTCAACACGATCTCGATGCTCGAGTACTCGGCCATCGCGGGGACCATCGGTGCCGGCGGCATCGGCTATCTGGCCGTCACCTACGGCTACCAGCGGTTCGACATGACCGTCATGGCGGCGACCATCGTCGTGCTGATCGTCAGCGTGCAGCTGGTCCAGTTCGCCGGCGACCGCCTCGCCCGGTCCCTGGAACGCCCGTGA